aaaaagGGGCCACAAAAAAAATCGTATAATGACGAAAGCACCCCCCACTATTAAAATATGTGGAGGAAGGCATCAGAAGAcagattatttatttttgtggttGATAATCATTAATCAAAATCATTTTTGGGTCCCAGTTCTATTTTCCACCACATAAATAGGAGATAacttataataaaaacgtaAAAATATAATTGGGCGGCAAAAAGTTACTCGTATTTAGtccttttttataaaattgCTAAAAGTTTAAAGGGAAaatatggtaaaaaaaaatagagcacatatttttaaaaaaattttcaataagtGGCTATTGATGaggataaaatttttaattttatttatcatttttaatagtttattgGACCAATTAAACTTATATACTGATGTATATACATTTGACATCATTAATGATACATGACACCTTTAATATTTGTAGGAATTTCATATTTTAGTAGACGAAAGACATTAAGttcttctaaaaataaaatatagcaaacttaaaaaataaaatgagaatcaaattttgatttaattggaaagtaaataatcataaattcgATTCACATATTATCTTTTCCTTCTCCTCAGCCCACCCCATATTACTTTTGTTGAGTAAGgttttaagtttgatttttaatactCTTCTCCTAACCATGAGTTGATCAaggaaacaaaaaatattaccgATAACTAAAAAAAACACAAGAATTAAACATAAATTCTAGTTAATGGCAAGATTTGATCCCTAACACTTTGTTTGAAAGATGACTATCCAATCAACTAaaccaatttcaatttttacgCTTTATTACATTACTAATAAATATAGGAAATGCAACATTTTGCTTATTTCCCTACAgtaatacaattttttaattaactatgaataataccaacttagggagTGTTTTCCTATAATATTActaacatattaaaaatcaaactatacgAGTTTATATGACAAAAgaaattgataaattagttaataaactaaagttgatattattctaggaaaaaaccctttaaattatttatagttaatcaaaagttagcattgttataataaaatttaaaaaatacatattatattattcacgataatttatcctaaattttaaccatttttaaatgttatcaTATGCCTACTCAAATTACTTATTAGATATGCCCTTATTCTTTACCTATTCCTTCTCTCAGCGAACATTGCACTAATAAAAATCTAAAGTAAAAGAATAACATAAATTCTTATAGGAGAAAGTCTTATTGTGAGATAAGCCTCATACTTGATAAATAACTCAATAATAAAACTTTTAGCTTACcggctttttgttttgaagtcgtCTCACTGTAAAACGGCTCATATAAGACGAGGGAAGAATAATAAATTATCTTTatgaataaaaatcaataacatGATAAAGAAAACCCTATATAAATAGGCAGTGTTGAGTCCCATTTTTTCCCATCACCATCTCATAGCTTAGGAGTATTCAACAAATTGAGCTTCATTTTGAGTGTaaattgaatcaaaataaaactaaaaaaaagagaaaaaatggtGAAAGACATAGAAGTGGGAGGAGGAATAGGAAAAGACTACCAAGACCCTCCACCATCACCATTAATAGATGGAGAAGAACTAACAAAATGGTCATTTTACAGGGCAGTTATTGCAGAATTTATAGCAACAAtgttatttttgtatataacTGTATTAACTGTCATTGGCCATAAATCCCAAAATGAAGCTGATCAATGTAATGGTGTTGGTTTACTTGGTATTGCTTGGGCTTTTGGTGGCATGATCTTTGTTCTTGTTTACTGTACTGCTGGTATTTCTggtatgtttttttcttttttacacAATTATTTGAGgtcttttaattaaaaaaatttgacaaTTAATAATCAAACATTTCGCCCATTCCCCGTGAATGatttcaattttgaattattttttaataaatcaataTTTGCTCTCAGTTTGTTGTCAGTATATTAATATGATATACTGATAGTAAACTAAGGccaaagattaaattattaaaataaaaagttatgctATAGCAAATTAAGtgtaaatgttagattatttcGATAGGTTTATTTAtagcatataaataaaaagttagatttttaatatttatttttccttaatttaagATTTTGTATGATCCAATACTATACAATAGAATTACCCTTTCAAaactacttacattattttttcgAGTTTGCATCATATTTGATTTTCGTGCAGTTAATCTCCACTTGTATCGATCTGATTGTGTGCAAGCcaaataacaaatttatatgATGAATTAATGGTAAAAGTGTAGTAACCTAAATCCTAATATATGAGTTATTGTGATGGGCAGGTGGACACATAAATCCAGCGGTGACATTTGGGCTATTATTGGCAAGAAAAGTCACACTAATAAGGGCCATTCTATACATGGTGGCCCAATGTTTAGGGGCCATATGTGGTGTTGGGCTAGTTAAGGCTTTCCAAAGTGGATACTATACCAAATTTGGAGGTGGGGCCAACACTTTAGCAGATGGGTACAGTAAGGGTACTGGATTGGGTGCTgagattattggcacttttgtTCTGGTCTATACTGTTTTCTCTGCCACTGATCCTAAGCGTAGTGCCAGGGATTCTCATGTTCCTGTAAGTTGCAACTATTTCCGTTGTTTCTCTCAAATAAtactattttaatatatatttaataaaaaaataaaaaggaaagttaaaaagaaatatgtgaatttgaatataaatagaaaaatgagTCATAActtataatcaaaataaaaaatgaagcaAATTTAATGAAACATATTCAAAGGGAAAATAAAGCAAAGTCTTTTtaacagagaaaaaaaatatataagaaatcataaataattcaaatgttTTCCTTTCACTCTTATAATTATGATTAGTTGTAGAGAATTATTCTTATGtcagaaagtaaaaaaaatctaCACATAGTCTCATCTTAACATTTCTTCCGAAATCTTTAATCTAAAAAATTTGACGTTAATTCTTTGGAATAGAGAGAGTATCTTTTCCAAAGTTACTAAAAATAGACATTGTATGGATAAAATGTGTAGGTGTTGGCGCCACTTCCAATTGGATTTGCAGTATTCATGGTACATTTAGCTACGATCCCAGTTACAGGAACTGGTATCAACCCTGCTCGTAGTTTTGGTGCTGCTGTTATCTTCAATTCCTCCGAGGCTTGGGATGATCATGTATGTACATTTTaccaatttaattaatttaattaattatcattttatttatgaaattaattataattttaatcatttttatttcttattgtaaataaaaaatgcaGTGGATTTTCTGGGTGGGACCATTTATAGGAGCTGCAATTGCTGCCATTTATCACCAGTACATATTGCGTGCCGGTTTTGTTAAGGCTCTTGGGTCGTTTAGGAGCTCATCTAATGTGTGATGTCTTCTTAAGTTCATAATAATCCTCATCTTAAGCATGGTTTTTGGCTACAATGAGGATTATTTGCTGATTTATCCTTCAAATTTGCTTAAAGAGTAATGAGAGATCCTTAAGATGTATATAACCTTTTATTCTTAAGTCATTGTTGGTGTCTTGGCACTTATTTTCACTTTGTGCCTTTAGATTTCTGTTTGGTTTTTCTTCCCACTCCTTTGTTGTATTCTGCACTTTTGAGTAATAATAAATGTCAGTGTTCTGCAATAAGTCTCCCAACAATTACGGTTATTGTGTACTTGTAAGGGTTAAGGGGCTCTGGGGAAGTCTGATGGTCAAATAAACGTAACTTGCGTTGGGTTGTGTTTCTCAAACGAGAAACTCAGACATGCAGCTTGCTGCTACCTAACTCGAACAAGCAGCCTAGCTTGTTCAAGAATTTCTGCACTAGACGATTATGCCCCTGTCTAATCTAAGTGCTCGATCGAGTGGGCTCTTTGTAAAACTACTAATCATCTAAACAATTCTTGAATTGTTTTAAGTGAGAGCCATACTCAGACTAGTCAACTCATATTTATCCCAACAAACTAATATTCGTTTCAGTGGGGAAATAACAAATGAATGGAGTCAGGTTTCTGTTCCACATTGAGAAACATATATCTCAAAATGAAAACAGACAAACAAAGATGATACTCCTATCACAATCTGGGGTTCCAAAGCAAAGATATACCAAATCTAAAGATATACAGGGGATAGAAAAAGggaaagaataaaaattaagagcAACTACAAATCCACAAATGGTTGATAAGAATGCCTAGACAAACCCACGCTATAAGTGAGCTACAGCCTACAACTAACAGAAAATTAGTATGGTGACCGATTAAGAGTGGTTCAGCTGTGCAACAAAAACAGTACTAAAGAGGACCATCTCAATTCTCATGCTTGATAGCACACTTAACGGGAGCCATATGTGGTGTCAGGCTCATGAGAGCTATGCAACGACATGTCTGGAGGCTTGTATAGTTTCGGATTTGCTAGTgttaattgacaaaaataaccaTCTTTGGAGTGAAGAGAGGCTCAAGTCCAGGAATCTGCCATTCTAGTATAACAGCATATCTAGAAAGGATGTAATAACAAGGAAAAATAATCTGAACACACAACTGAActttaaaaacttatttggcCAGTGAATGCAAGTCTACAACCAGAGTGCAGACAGTAAGGTGTTAATATAGCTATATCAAGCATTCATATTAACGCCTAATACTGAATCATTTACACAGAAAAAGACCTTTTCTACATATAACAAAGGATTTAATGTATTACTTCTATTGATAAACTGAAATGGTGCAAAAGATTTAGGCCTGCATGTCAACAATAGTAAAGAATCCAAATTTGGCTGAAAAGGGGCTCAAATGATCTACAATTTACCTCCTCAAGAGCAAAGTATGGATAAAAGAGGCATGGGAACTAGTTAATAGCTAGCAAAAAATCAGTAAAGAATTGGAAATTTACCATCAATCACTGTTTCGAAGGGAGCATGTGGTACGCACCTCACCATGATAGTCAGTGAGTGATCCAAGGTTGGACATCTTCAGCATTGATTTAGAAAATTCTCTCCGGAACGTCGAACCATCATCAGAAGCAAACACTTCTACCAACTTAGCAGTCTTGTAATCAGCCATCAGTTGCTGATCTACATAAAGTAAGCCTCGCCCCATGAGCAATCTCTTGTAGTAATGTGAATCAAAACCAGAGCCTGAGAAAATAAATGATGCCAGTGACTGAGAAAAAGGCCAGCCTGTGGAAGATTCTATCAAATTCCTAAGTCTGGATGGAGAAGGACTTGGAGATGCATCTGAATTGCAGATTCTTTTGAGCTCAAGCAAGAATTCTGCAGGAATTGTGGGATCAGGACTTCCGGTGCCTTTGAAGTTCGAGAATCGCTTTTGAATAAAATCGCAGCTAATCTTTCCAATGTTGTGCCCCcctttaaaaacatatatttaaaataaaattaaaacagtACTGTGAGAACACAAACTAAGAGCAGAAACGAAAACTTAAGACATTGTAAAAGCCTCAAAGGTAATAATGGTTAAGTACCCAAGAGGCTGACTATTTCTTTCTCATTGAATCCCCTTTGTGAAAACAAACTAAGCATCTCTGTAACGTTACTGTCAGGACTTGGTATCTGTTCATTAGCTTCATCAAAATATGATGCTAGACTGTCTTTTCGTCCAGTGAGCACAGGGAAAAATGGTCCTCCAGACTGCAATTTAAGACAAAGAGCATGAGAAAAAACATTTGATGTCCTCAAAACCATAGCAATGCTTTTTGTTCATTCGGAATGAATAATGATGTTAGGCAAAGTGCAAAAGCAAGAAAATACATCTAAGATAAAGATACTTGGAATTTCAGACCATAAAAAGCTCTTAAATGATTAACAGATTAAAAGCCAGCAAGAAATTTTATACTTTTGCAATCTACATAAAATCTTGAAGCAGTAAAAGCATTATATTTATAACTCAGCTGCTAAGCTAAGCCTATATAAGCATAAACTAGAAGAAAAACCCTGCCGGATGTACTTTGTGAAGTGTCAAGTACTAAATCATCCGGAGCATATAAGATCAAACAAGTAACGAAGCAAATGTTGTCCTAGCAAGCATGCAATTTGCGTTAGAACGTTGTGCTGTGGCCTGTGGGAAGTAGTACCAAGCATGCATGATGACTTTGTGACCTTCAAGGATTAACTCCTCTGTCGTGTTAGGGCTTAAAAAGGCATCTCACAGCCATAAAAAGATGTAGTGGAAATACAAGAATGTGTTGAAATCCATGCATCTCCAAAAGAAGCTCTAGAGAGAAAGAGAGTCAAAATGGAGATTTACCAAAGAGGATTGAACTTCAAGTAGGATTACTCCATTGAAGAAGCTTGGGGTAGCTGAAATAAGAGCTCCTGAAGCTAAATGAGTGCCCTAACTTGCAAGGAATAGAAGGCAAATGGTAAAGAGCTCTAAGAGTGTCTGTAGTTTatttgtgtaaaacaaacataTTGAGAGTGTTTGAGAGTCATGTAAACAAACAACGTGAGTATTTAAGCGGATGTGTTTAGTGTAGTTTGTTAAAATTACGTATAAGAAATATAGATGTTTTGTTGGTTGAGGAGGGTATAGAAGATACCCATTAATTTGTGTGTTATTCTTTGTTATGCTCATTTAAATCAAATGGCCTCGAAAGATGTTATCTTAAATATTGAGAAAGCCCATGAATAGGTTAATGGATGATTAAATCTTAAATCACCTTAATGAAAGCAAGGAAACATACTCAACTCCAGGATCCAACTATAGCTAAGACCTAGCAGATATGCAATCATATAGGACATTTGGAGTGCACCTCCCAAAAGCTAGCTACGGGGAAGAGATCCCTTCATCTTTATCAATCCCATATTGATGTCCCATTTCACCGATGTGGAACTGTAACACGTTGGAAACAAATATGTAACTACTCTATAcactttgtacattcttcatgaAAACAATCGGATTGAACACTCATTGATAGATATGTTGAACTTAAAATTAGCATGAAGTTGTAGCAAActaaatgatcaaaatttttaaaagataaaatataactTGTTTTAACTTAAATTTCCTAAGACTGTTAGGTATAGGATTGTAATCCGTCACTATTAAATTACTCTAATTTTGAGACTTTACAAAGTCTAAAATAGAAATTACTCTAGGATTGTAATCCGTCATTATATAGCAACAATTTTGTCGAACGaggaagaaaaaatttaaaaatatgtaacttcatcatcataaaccattGAAAGCATCTCACTGGAAAAGGCGGGAGATTACCAGAATGATGGCATCTCTAGTGGCTAGAACAATGATGTCTGAGCAGGAAACAACTCTAGGACACTGAGTTTCTAAGGCTTGCTTGATCCTGTCAATGATATCAAACGCCTTGAGAGTTTGGTTTGGCTCAGCATTTCTTTCAATTGAATGATTTTGGTCTCCATTGCTATCATCTAGAAGCAGAGATGCGTCACAACCCTAATTACcaaaaaattttcttaaatcagCAGTGTTCTACATTGAGTTTCAATTTTCATTAGAATTTCATGCATAAAGAATCTGATGTGAAAGCTCAATAAACACAATTTATTGCCAATACTTAAATCAAACTCCGAAGCGGATGAATCAATAAGAATGTTCAAACTAACGAatttcacaaattctcaaaaattaaCAACTCAAACATCAAGACACCCTAATCATCGAACGCATGGACGCGATTAACAAAAGTGGACATCAAGAAAGTGAAAATGAAAGGAAAATGGAGAAATAAATGGACCTGAATAAAGCAATCATGAAACATGAGTCGGAGAAGCTGAGCAGTAGCTTTGTTATCAATGGCGACAATATCTCGCATAATCTGGAAAATGGTGCTTTCAGCATTAGGGCAAATTAATCGATAGTAGTCGTAGAGAAGATTCTTGACTTCGGAAGCCTTATTCGACAAATGAGTGTCGGGAAGTGGAAGAGAAGTGGAGTCATCGTTAATGGCGTTCGCATAGTAGTGTAGGATAACGATGTAGAGGAGAAGCGAAAAATAGTAAGAGCTCATTGAGATCGCCATTGTCGTAGTTTTGAAAATGTTTTATGATATTAGCATGGAGGGAACCGAAAGGCGCGCATTAAAACGagtgatttttttaataaaatacttgaaatttttaatgtaaaaagaAAAGATAACCACCCCCATCCATTATGGTTGTCATTGTATTTGttaaatgtaacaccccgaaattttccccgatatattaaataatttgctagtaatattattatttttattattattattctttttagaaaaaaaaaatatttcatttattatttattttgttagtaggttaaatcatgagaatccaacttttaaggcaattaaaatcattttatgtccaaatcttttcctaatctatctttaatttcaaaaaaaaaaaaaaaaataaataaataaaaaaaaagggaaatggCAAaggttggccggccatatgggaaTATTTGGGAGgatttgtaacttccatttgaGTAAATGGAAGGTTAaggaaattattataataaaatctcataaatccttaatcaattcctttcctttccttattcctttccttactccttttcattttcaaattcaattgcaagtaagaaaaaaaaaaaaaaaaaaaaaaaatactctcaaagtttctctaatcctcacgcctaatatcatcaaattggttcatcaaattttggtgtgttcttgagcaattgaagtcggttcgtgaccgggaattgattgagacgcttgcgagttggttatttcgtttaaggtatgtacacgcagcgtggttcgcaatagatcgatgtatcatgtattaatgatacccaaaagtaaggcatgggtatatagaacgaataatgctatcgttcgaatcaataattctatacattgttatgataagtagaggtagtatgtcctcaataacttaagtagaggtagtatgtcctcactaactcaaaagtggacgtagtatgacgtcaatctttatatattgttttgaaagtagaggtagtatgacctcactaacttaaaaagtggacgtagtatgtcgtcaattggtggaaaagaattactcgcggcatatgagggctttatgagccaccgcggggggtatgcatacttaaccataggcaccgaagtatggcgagtgtctatggtagaggcttgcttaggggttagctccccctaatgtattgtctcacttatggagtttggtgtgtaccggcagtatggctggaaagtaccggcagtatggctggatagtactggcagtatggccggatagtacagca
The Amaranthus tricolor cultivar Red isolate AtriRed21 chromosome 11, ASM2621246v1, whole genome shotgun sequence DNA segment above includes these coding regions:
- the LOC130827619 gene encoding aquaporin PIP2-1-like, whose product is MVKDIEVGGGIGKDYQDPPPSPLIDGEELTKWSFYRAVIAEFIATMLFLYITVLTVIGHKSQNEADQCNGVGLLGIAWAFGGMIFVLVYCTAGISGGHINPAVTFGLLLARKVTLIRAILYMVAQCLGAICGVGLVKAFQSGYYTKFGGGANTLADGYSKGTGLGAEIIGTFVLVYTVFSATDPKRSARDSHVPVLAPLPIGFAVFMVHLATIPVTGTGINPARSFGAAVIFNSSEAWDDHWIFWVGPFIGAAIAAIYHQYILRAGFVKALGSFRSSSNV
- the LOC130827618 gene encoding putative Peroxidase 48, which encodes MAISMSSYYFSLLLYIVILHYYANAINDDSTSLPLPDTHLSNKASEVKNLLYDYYRLICPNAESTIFQIMRDIVAIDNKATAQLLRLMFHDCFIQGCDASLLLDDSNGDQNHSIERNAEPNQTLKAFDIIDRIKQALETQCPRVVSCSDIIVLATRDAIILSGGPFFPVLTGRKDSLASYFDEANEQIPSPDSNVTEMLSLFSQRGFNEKEIVSLLGGHNIGKISCDFIQKRFSNFKGTGSPDPTIPAEFLLELKRICNSDASPSPSPSRLRNLIESSTGWPFSQSLASFIFSGSGFDSHYYKRLLMGRGLLYVDQQLMADYKTAKLVEVFASDDGSTFRREFSKSMLKMSNLGSLTDYHGEVRTTCSLRNSD